TAGGCGGCGACATGGGAAGCATTTTTGTTTGTTTTTGGCATAACCCGACGAACAGATGAAACCACTGTTGATTTTTTCTGACCATTTTTCTGCTGGAACAGACGCTCGCCACGCTGTTGTATCTGTTCAAAGGTGGCGACTGCATGACAATTTAGGGCATAAGGGGGAAGTGTCAGCGAGACGGCGTCGACGCCTCCTATTCCTGCCCTGATTCGATATCCGGCTCGCTCGAGGGATTCGGTGAGACTAGGAATGCGGGTAAACCAGTCTGCATCGGTATATTTTCTTCTCCTTCCTGCCCCTGATAAATCAGATCGCAATCCAGCACTTCGTCCTGATGTTGACTGTCCCACGTGAAAGTGTGCATCACCCGGCAAAAACACCGTATGCTCGGCTGTGAGACCGTGCCGGTGAGCTGCCACATGGCCGCCGGACACACTTTGCAGGCCATCGGCAAATGCGGTAATGCATCCTGTTTGAGTTTCAGCAAGACTTCGCTGGTGATCGTTTTGCCGTTTGGCAGGGTGTAACTCATGCTGCCCCCTATATTTTTCGTAAAAGTCAATTTGCCGTTTCGCCAGTAATAATCGTTTCTCTGCCGGCGTGGCAGACTGGTAAAGTTTGATGAATTTGGATGAGGCTTTACTGACATATTTGATTTCTTTCGCGCGCTGTGGCCAGCACATTAACCGCTCCTGGATAACCTGTTTATCCAGTGAGGTTTTTTTCAGTTCGCGACGGACAATAAAATCATCCTGGAAGATGGTTTCTTTTAAATTGGTAAACTTGGTATCCCCTGGCAATTTAACGGCAATGTATTCGTTCTCTTTGCCTTTATTGCGAATGCGCGTGTCGCCATAATCAGCAACCAGGTTATAAAAATCGTGGCGGGTATGTATCGCTTTATCGACAATCTCAGTGACGAGTCTCTTTTTAAAATCGCGGTTTTTACTCAGAAAATCATCACCTTTGTAACGCGATAGCACCTCCGCGGCATTGGTAGGATTGATGCGCACATGTTCACGTGGGGATTGAAGCTGGTATTTCTGGTTAATGTATTCCTGAAAGGCTTCAAAATAGGAAACATGGGAATCACACCATCCACTAGGATTCATTTCCCTGCCGGATAACAGATTTTTTCGGGGAACCAGAATATGAATATGCGGCTTTCTTTCAATCATTTTGCCGGTCTTTTGGTCGGGCAAAAATTTGATTTTCGGAATATGCGCCTCGGCATAAAAATTGTATTCTTCTTCTTCATAGGCGTACATCAGAAAATCTTTAAACTCTTGTGTGATGGCGAGTAAAGTTTCATTAGCCACATATTCTTCACGAAAAGAAAGAGTAAAAGAGACGTAACGTTCCTGCCCCTTATCGGGGATCTGGCGATAAATCATTTGCGTTAAATCCAGATCCCCATAAAGAATAACGCGATCATCCAATTCCTCGCGCGTCAAATCCCGCCCGTTTTTTTTGCCTTCTTCAAGATATTCCTTACCGCCATCGTTGTAACCTTTTACTCTAATTAACATCGTGCACCCCTGATAACAGCAGTTCCCTGATATCAATCAGCCCGTTATTCACCTGACGGTAAAGGCGTTCAGAGACTTTTTGGGTGAGATGAGCAATATTGACCTGATGGGCGATTTGATTCAGGTTGTTGCTGGCTTTGTTGTAGAGGAACGTGAGGTGTCGTAATTCCTTTGACGGTAAAGATTGCACGGTGAGATTCACGTTAGCCTGTAGAAATACTTCACGAAAAAAAGCCGATTTTGTCATCTGAGATTTGAGCAATTTCTCCTCAAAATGCGCAAAATCTTCCTGAGACAGACGAAAAGCGACCACTTTATCTTTTAATTTGGACATAACAGCATCCTTTGAAAATGAGGCAAAAAAATCGCGAGGGAAAATAAAGGATGAGGAAGGGATTTTTTAATTAGAAAACAACTTAAAATCTTTTCCGACAGGGAACAGTGCGGTTAAATTCAAATCCCACTTTTCCGGTGGGTTTATCTTGCAAAATCAACATCGCATCAAAGGTTTTCCCTGCTTTGCTTTTAAAACCTTTAATTATGCCCGTTTTCCCTTTCTGAATCAGGGTTTCAACCTGTTTAGCGGTGAGCTTTTTTTCTGCTACTGTACCCCAGATTTTAAAGTCACAACCCGTACAGGCAAACAGTTTGGGACGCACCACAATATCCTTACCGCAATTGGGGCAGGGTGTGGTTAATCTTTCTACCTGTCCGCTGTTGGGTTTTACTTCACCTTTGATTTCACCCACGCTGACTGTATTGACGAGTTGGCGCAAGTCGTCGAATAGTGCATTAACAAACTCATCAACGGTTTGATTACCCTGCTCGATATCGCTTTGTTGTGCTGACCAGAGTGCGGTCATATCGGGCAAGGTTGCTGACTCTGGTAGTGCACGGAAAAAGGCCACGCCAGTTTCTGTGGGAAGCAGTTTGCCTTTTTCTTCACGGATGAACTGACGGTTTTTCAGTTTTTCCAGCATATCCGAACGGGTGGCTGGTGTTCCAATGCCGCCGTGCTCATCCTTTTTGTCTTTATCCTTGTCTTTTAGCAGTTTTTTGATTTTTTC
The nucleotide sequence above comes from Arsenophonus apicola. Encoded proteins:
- a CDS encoding plasmid mobilization protein, coding for MSKLKDKVVAFRLSQEDFAHFEEKLLKSQMTKSAFFREVFLQANVNLTVQSLPSKELRHLTFLYNKASNNLNQIAHQVNIAHLTQKVSERLYRQVNNGLIDIRELLLSGVHDVN